From Girardinichthys multiradiatus isolate DD_20200921_A chromosome 3, DD_fGirMul_XY1, whole genome shotgun sequence, the proteins below share one genomic window:
- the eomesb gene encoding eomesodermin homolog b translates to MLGGEGESSAYSSAKDAADNKRASPAVDGDEPAGNRYPEHGPNSDRFYIPPTISKQSPEAANPCSFIPYTPSGAVYPPSGAARYSSSLHLGSVLPPAGYSPSAAGRSHFSASYQHGQNLGCIYNPYTVSGSALSNVAPPGTGPGMRAQVYLCNRPLWLKFHRHQTEMIITKQGRRMFPFLSFNIAGLNVSAHYNVFVEVVLADPNHWRFQGGKWVTCGKADNNNQGNKVYIHPESPNTGAHWMRQEISFSKLKLTNNKGTSHNTSQMVVLQSLHKYQPRLHIVEVTEDGVEDINSDVKTQCFTFPESQFIAVTAYQNTDITQLKIDHNPFAKGFRDNYDSMYTTPDNDRLTPSPTDSHRAHQIVPGTRYTMQPLFQDQLVNNLPQNRFYNCERAVPQTSSLLSPQTEDGVSQRWFVTSMQQGVNSSTSSSKLELTPYEGEYSSSLLPYGIKSLSMQTTHALSYYPDSPFTTMTAGWGSRAAYQRKVPPSLPWSPRPSPTAGFPEESVKVKPQIQDEVSGSDALISSWTETQSSVLSPSKADSFSIACKQRHLSLNGPSTEDSPANSKCEELAAAIISSPYSKEPPATKSMSYYPFYTNP, encoded by the exons ATGCTGGGCGGAGAGGGAGAAAGCAGCGCGTATTCATCTGCGAAAGATGCAGCGGACAATAAGCGCGCCTCTCCAGCCGTGGATGGAGATGAGCCGGCGGGCAACAGGTATCCGGAACACGGCCCGAactctgatcgcttctacatcCCACCTACGATTTCCAAGCAGAGCCCAGAAGCAGCGAACCCTTGTTCCTTTATCCCCTACACCCCCAGCGGGGCCGTATACCCCCCGTCCGGCGCGGCCAGGTATTCTTCATCGCTCCACCTGGGCTCCGTGTTGCCACCGGCGGGGTACTCCCCCTCAGCCGCCGGGCGTAGCCACTTCAGCGCCTCCTACCAGCACGGACAGAACCTTGGCTGTATTTATAATCCTTACACCGTTTCGGGTTCCGCTCTGAGCAACGTCGCCCCGCCGGGGACCGGGCCCGGGATGAGGGCCCAGGTTTACCTCTGCAATCGGCCGCTGTGGCTCAAGTTCCACCGACACCAGACCGAGATGATCATCACCAAGCAGGGCAG GCGGATGTTCCCTTTTCTCAGTTTTAACATCGCTGGTTTGAACGTCTCAGCGCATTATAACGTGTTTGTTGAGGTGGTACTGGCAGATCCAAACCACTGGAGGTTCCAGGGAGGCAAATGGGTCACCTGTGGAAAGGCGGACAACAACAACCAAG GTAACAAAGTCTACATCCACCCTGAGTCACCTAACACCGGGGCCCACTGGATGAGACAAGAGATCTCCTTCAGCAAACTGAAGCTCACCAACAACAAGGGGACCAGCCACAACACATCACAA ATGGTTGTTTTGCAATCGCTTCATAAGTACCAGCCCCGGCTGCACATTGTGGAAGTGACGGAGGATGGAGTGGAGGACATCAACAGTGACGTAAAGACCCAGTGTTTCACGTTTCCAGAGTCCCAGTTTATAGCAGTCACTGCCTACCAGAACACTGAT ATTACACAGTTGAAAATTGACCATAACCCTTTTGCCAAAGGTTTCAGAGATAACTATGATTC AATGTACACAACTCCAGACAATGACCGCCTCACCCCGTCTCCAACCGACTCTCACCGTGCCCACCAGATTGTGCCTGGCACCCGCTACACCATGCAGCCCCTCTTTCAGGACCAGCTCGTCAACAACCTCCCCCAGAACCGCTTCTACAACTGTGAGAGAGCTGTCCCGCAAACCAGCAGCCTCCTCTCACCTCAGACAGAAGACGGGGTGTCACAGAGGTGGTTTGTCACCTCTATGCAGCAGGGGGTTAACAGCAGCACCTCCAGTAGCAAGCTCGAGCTGACGCCTTATGAGGGGGAGTACTCGAGCTCTCTCCTTCCTTACGGCATCAAATCCCTTTCCATGCAGACCACCCATGCTCTCAGCTACTACCCGGACTCTCCATTCACCACAATGACAGCAGGGTGGGGGTCAAGAGCAGCTTACCAAAGAAAAGTCCCTCCCAGTCTGCCATGGTCGCCCCGGCCCAGCCCTACTGCTGGTTTCCCAGAAGAGTCTGTAAAGGTTAAACCACAGATACAAGATGAGGTGAGTGGTAGTGACGCTCTGATTAGCTCCTGGACAGAGACTCAGTCGTCAGTCCTCTCCCCGAGCAAGGCTGACTCATTTTCCATTGCCTGCAAGCAGAGGCATTTGTCTCTTAATGGCCCAAGCACAGAAGACTCACCTGCAAACAGCAAGTGTGAAGAGTTAGCTGCCGCTATCATCAGTAGCCCCTATAGTAAAGAGCCCCCAGCAACAAAAAGCATGTCTTACTATCCCTTTTACACAAACCCCTGA